The proteins below are encoded in one region of Rhizobacter sp.:
- a CDS encoding pilus assembly protein PilM, with amino-acid sequence MIGLDISSSSVKLVELGQSASGEYVLERFAAEPFEKGWIADGQIEKFDEVAEAVRRVVTKSGTKTRQVIMAMPQSAVITKKIMLPAGLREEELELQVESEANQYIPFSLDEVSLDFSVIGPSPTSVGDVEVLIAASRKDRVQDRQGLAEAAGLKPVVLDIESHASRLAMGRLIEALPNEGKDALVALFEIGADTTSLKVLRDDEMLYDRDQAFGGAQLTQLISRQYGFSFEEAEQKKLAADLPEDYETSILAPFVDSLSQEIGRALQYFFTSTPHHKVHYVMLAGGTATLPGLKDRVTELTGFASMVVNPFDNMKLGSAVRESKLRREAPSYLTACGLAMRRFLQ; translated from the coding sequence ATGATCGGCTTGGACATCAGCTCGTCCAGCGTCAAGCTGGTCGAGTTGGGGCAGAGCGCGTCTGGTGAGTACGTACTCGAGCGCTTTGCGGCGGAGCCCTTTGAAAAGGGTTGGATCGCCGATGGGCAGATCGAGAAGTTCGATGAGGTCGCCGAGGCTGTTCGTCGTGTGGTCACAAAAAGTGGCACCAAGACGAGGCAGGTGATCATGGCCATGCCGCAGTCGGCGGTGATCACCAAGAAGATCATGCTGCCGGCCGGCTTGCGCGAAGAAGAGCTTGAGCTGCAGGTCGAGTCCGAAGCGAATCAATACATTCCGTTCTCGCTGGATGAAGTCAGCCTTGACTTCTCGGTGATCGGCCCGAGCCCCACGTCTGTGGGCGACGTCGAGGTGCTGATCGCCGCGTCTCGCAAAGACCGTGTGCAGGATCGCCAAGGCCTCGCCGAGGCGGCGGGCCTGAAGCCCGTGGTGCTCGACATCGAGTCGCACGCGTCCCGCCTCGCCATGGGCCGACTGATCGAAGCCTTGCCGAACGAAGGCAAGGATGCACTGGTGGCGCTCTTCGAGATCGGTGCCGACACGACGAGCCTCAAGGTGCTCCGTGACGACGAGATGCTCTATGACCGCGATCAGGCGTTCGGCGGCGCCCAGTTGACGCAGCTCATCTCGCGCCAGTACGGGTTCTCGTTTGAGGAAGCCGAGCAGAAGAAGCTGGCCGCCGACCTGCCGGAAGATTACGAGACGTCGATCCTGGCGCCATTTGTCGACAGCCTGTCGCAGGAAATCGGCCGCGCGCTGCAGTACTTTTTCACCAGCACGCCGCACCACAAGGTGCACTACGTGATGCTCGCGGGCGGCACGGCGACGCTGCCTGGCCTTAAGGACCGCGTGACCGAGTTGACCGGCTTTGCGTCGATGGTAGTCAACCCTTTCGACAACATGAAGCTC